A genomic region of Micromonospora sp. NBRC 110009 contains the following coding sequences:
- a CDS encoding alpha/beta hydrolase family protein, translated as MPADPRDVLTRPAPPPDVTVAYGDHPEQLADLRRPAGDGPPRPLVIVVHGGFWRAEYDRSHTGPMAAALAALGHPVAQLEYRRTGQPDGGWPHTLTDVRAGVAALPELAAAALPGRVAPVPPILVGHSAGGHLALYVAAHAPATVGGVLALAPVADLAEAYRLDLDGGAVAALLGGGPAEVPERYAAADPSALVPIQIRTVVMHGTLDRQVPAAISRSWVAAARAAGTPATLVELPECEHFGLIAPDSPAWPRVLAALRSLHDDLPPIDATSPSR; from the coding sequence ATGCCCGCAGACCCACGCGACGTGCTCACCCGGCCGGCCCCGCCGCCGGACGTCACCGTCGCCTACGGCGACCACCCGGAGCAGCTCGCCGATCTGCGCCGCCCGGCCGGCGACGGCCCGCCCCGGCCGCTGGTGATCGTGGTGCACGGCGGTTTCTGGCGGGCCGAGTACGACCGCAGCCACACCGGCCCGATGGCCGCCGCGCTGGCGGCGCTCGGCCATCCGGTCGCCCAACTGGAGTACCGGCGCACCGGCCAGCCCGACGGGGGCTGGCCGCACACCCTCACCGACGTACGGGCCGGAGTCGCGGCGCTGCCCGAGCTGGCGGCCGCCGCCCTGCCCGGTCGGGTAGCGCCCGTACCGCCGATCCTGGTCGGCCACTCGGCCGGCGGGCACCTCGCGCTCTACGTGGCCGCGCACGCCCCGGCCACGGTCGGCGGGGTGCTCGCGCTGGCGCCGGTGGCCGACCTGGCCGAGGCGTACCGGCTGGACCTGGACGGTGGCGCGGTGGCCGCGCTGCTCGGCGGCGGCCCGGCGGAGGTCCCGGAGCGGTACGCGGCTGCCGATCCATCGGCGTTGGTGCCGATCCAGATACGGACGGTAGTCATGCACGGCACGCTCGATCGGCAGGTACCGGCCGCCATCAGCCGCTCCTGGGTGGCCGCCGCCCGCGCCGCCGGCACCCCCGCCACCCTCGTTGAGCTGCCGGAATGCGAGCATTTCGGGCTGATAGCGCCGGACTCGCCGGCCTGGCCCCGGGTGCTGGCCGCGTTGCGGTCCCTGCACGATGATCTTCCGCCCATTGACGCAACGTCGCCGAGCAGGTAG
- the mobA gene encoding molybdenum cofactor guanylyltransferase has protein sequence MTAYAAVVLSGGAARRMGGVDKPARPVGGRPMLHRVLAAVADAVPRIVVGPAGPVPEGVRVTREEPPGGGPVAATAAGLALLDPGTRTVALLAADLPLLTPAAVAELRCALDGSAADGACYVDGDGRRQQLCGVWRVAALRSAVDRVAGERGGTVDGAPVRALLAGAVVREVSWSGSGPPPWFDCDTDEDVRRAEEWTR, from the coding sequence GTGACGGCGTACGCGGCGGTGGTGCTCTCCGGTGGGGCGGCCCGCCGGATGGGCGGGGTGGACAAGCCGGCCCGCCCGGTCGGCGGCCGGCCGATGCTGCACCGGGTGCTGGCCGCGGTCGCCGACGCCGTGCCGCGGATCGTGGTCGGACCGGCCGGCCCGGTCCCCGAGGGGGTACGGGTGACCCGCGAGGAGCCGCCCGGGGGCGGTCCGGTCGCCGCCACCGCCGCCGGCCTGGCGCTGCTCGACCCCGGCACCCGCACGGTCGCCCTCCTCGCCGCCGATCTGCCCCTGCTCACCCCGGCGGCGGTGGCTGAGCTGCGGTGCGCGCTCGACGGGTCGGCCGCCGACGGCGCCTGCTACGTCGACGGCGACGGTCGCCGGCAGCAGCTCTGCGGGGTGTGGCGGGTCGCCGCCCTGCGCTCCGCCGTCGACCGGGTGGCCGGCGAGCGGGGCGGCACGGTCGACGGGGCCCCGGTGCGCGCCCTGCTGGCCGGGGCGGTCGTCCGGGAGGTGTCCTGGTCCGGCTCCGGGCCGCCGCCCTGGTTCGACTGCGACACTGACGAGGACGTACGCCGGGCCGAGGAGTGGACGCGATGA
- a CDS encoding HAD family hydrolase, with product MGEPPRLVATDIDGTLLRDDRTLSPRTADVLARITAAGTPVVLVTGRPIRWLQLVYEQLAEPLPAICANGAVVYDPAADEVLRADPLAPELLAEVARRLRAEVPGVSFAVEIVDSRQMRHEAHYPLRWDADLDAIRAIESPEELLAAPAVKLLARAGEQDPDAFVRVVAAALAGLAEATHSSYSGLVEISAAGVTKAAGLAWYAARLGIDERDVLAFGDMPNDLPMLTWAGRAVAVANAHPAVLEIADEVTGANTDDGVAAYLEQVFGVA from the coding sequence ATGGGAGAGCCACCTCGGCTGGTCGCCACCGACATCGACGGCACGCTGCTGCGGGACGACCGGACGCTCAGCCCGCGCACCGCGGACGTGCTGGCCCGGATCACCGCGGCGGGCACGCCGGTCGTGCTGGTGACCGGCCGTCCGATCCGCTGGCTCCAGCTCGTGTACGAGCAGCTCGCCGAGCCACTGCCGGCGATCTGCGCGAACGGCGCGGTGGTGTACGACCCGGCCGCCGACGAGGTGCTGCGGGCCGACCCGCTCGCGCCCGAACTGCTCGCCGAGGTGGCCCGCCGGTTGCGGGCCGAGGTGCCCGGGGTGAGCTTCGCGGTGGAGATCGTCGACAGCCGGCAGATGCGACATGAGGCGCACTACCCGCTGCGCTGGGACGCCGACCTCGACGCGATCCGGGCGATCGAGTCGCCGGAGGAGCTGCTGGCCGCGCCGGCGGTGAAGCTGCTGGCCCGGGCCGGCGAGCAGGATCCGGACGCGTTCGTCCGGGTGGTGGCGGCGGCGCTGGCGGGGCTGGCCGAGGCCACCCACTCCTCGTACAGCGGGCTGGTCGAGATCTCCGCCGCCGGGGTGACCAAGGCGGCGGGCCTCGCCTGGTACGCCGCCCGGCTCGGGATCGACGAGCGGGACGTGCTGGCCTTCGGCGACATGCCGAACGACCTGCCGATGCTCACCTGGGCCGGGCGGGCGGTGGCGGTCGCCAACGCCCACCCGGCCGTGCTGGAGATCGCCGACGAGGTGACCGGGGCGAACACCGACGACGGCGTGGCAGCCTACCTGGAGCAGGTCTTCGGGGTGGCCTGA
- a CDS encoding ABC transporter substrate-binding protein, whose translation MSQMNRRRALQLLAALGTTGLVAGCGSDTEEDTAQPGSPIKIGLIVPSSGPNKAVGEDLTRGFQLFLSLNDQQLGGHPTTLITAEEGDSAKTGQAAVDRLIKEGALALTGVVDPTVLAGIRDTVEQARVPLVSSNGSPVSLASVVYIWRTAYVLNEPGQAIGQYLRQTLKDPSSRIAIIAPENPSSRDVIDGFRRSYEGGGRVLAAPIFTPDDPNPGKSAYTDAIKTALDARPDAVFCNYTGTAAVQFIKELYDKGYRGKLYAPGFLTEGIVLGEMDDGESGKQRARVLEYGIETALNYSPDLNNTANRVFASAYRKTYNASPTTYAMASYDAAQVLDKAIRLVGASPTPQQVNLALGKIGQVDSPRGAWQFNQPRTPQQTWYLRRVQLDGRMLANVVINELTTLG comes from the coding sequence GTGTCGCAGATGAACCGCAGGCGGGCACTTCAACTGCTGGCCGCACTGGGTACCACCGGACTGGTGGCGGGCTGCGGCTCCGACACCGAGGAGGACACCGCTCAGCCCGGCAGCCCGATCAAGATCGGCCTGATCGTGCCGAGCTCCGGCCCGAACAAGGCCGTCGGCGAGGACCTCACCCGCGGCTTCCAACTCTTCCTCAGCCTCAACGACCAGCAGCTCGGCGGCCACCCGACGACCCTGATCACGGCCGAGGAGGGCGACAGCGCCAAGACCGGCCAGGCCGCCGTGGACCGGCTGATCAAGGAGGGGGCGCTGGCGCTCACCGGCGTGGTCGACCCCACCGTGCTGGCCGGCATCCGGGACACCGTCGAGCAGGCCCGGGTTCCCCTGGTCAGCTCCAACGGCTCCCCGGTCAGCCTGGCGAGCGTCGTCTACATCTGGCGGACGGCGTACGTGCTCAACGAGCCGGGTCAGGCGATCGGCCAGTACCTGCGGCAGACGCTGAAGGACCCGTCCAGCCGGATCGCGATCATCGCCCCGGAGAACCCCAGCAGCCGGGACGTCATCGACGGCTTCCGGCGCTCGTACGAGGGGGGCGGCCGGGTGCTCGCCGCACCGATCTTCACCCCCGACGACCCCAACCCCGGCAAGAGCGCGTACACCGACGCGATCAAGACGGCGCTGGACGCCCGGCCCGACGCGGTCTTCTGCAATTACACCGGGACCGCGGCGGTGCAGTTCATCAAGGAGCTCTACGACAAGGGCTACCGCGGGAAGCTCTACGCCCCCGGCTTCCTCACCGAGGGCATCGTGCTGGGCGAGATGGACGACGGGGAGAGCGGCAAGCAGCGGGCCCGGGTGCTGGAGTACGGCATCGAGACCGCGCTGAACTACTCGCCGGACCTGAACAACACCGCGAACCGGGTGTTCGCCTCGGCCTACCGGAAGACCTACAACGCCTCGCCGACCACCTACGCGATGGCCTCGTACGACGCTGCCCAGGTGCTGGACAAGGCGATCCGGCTGGTCGGGGCGTCCCCGACGCCGCAGCAGGTCAACCTGGCGCTCGGCAAGATCGGCCAGGTGGACAGCCCGCGCGGGGCCTGGCAGTTCAACCAGCCGCGTACCCCGCAGCAGACCTGGTACCTGCGCCGGGTCCAGCTCGACGGCCGGATGCTGGCCAACGTGGTGATCAACGAGCTGACCACCCTGGGCTGA
- the ddaH gene encoding dimethylargininase, which produces MCSPEHFAVEYAINPWMDVTAPVDAELAVKQWDRLRETLVGLGHDVHLLTPERGLPDMVFAANGAFVVDGTVYGAQFKHEQRAAEAAAHRAFYEEHGWRFIAPSETNEGEGDFAYLPEAHGGLILAGHGFRTEPAAHAEAQEALGRPVVSLRLVDPRFYHLDVALASIDDENIVYYPGAFSAASQKVLAQLFPEAVIADDEDALAFGLNLVSDGLNVVLNSDATRLAGKLKTAGYHPVPVELAELKKGGGSVKCCIAELRH; this is translated from the coding sequence ATGTGCTCGCCCGAGCACTTCGCGGTCGAGTACGCGATCAACCCGTGGATGGACGTGACCGCCCCGGTCGACGCGGAGCTGGCGGTCAAGCAGTGGGACCGCCTGCGGGAGACGCTCGTCGGCCTCGGCCACGACGTGCACCTGCTCACCCCCGAGCGCGGGCTGCCGGACATGGTCTTCGCGGCCAACGGCGCGTTCGTGGTGGACGGCACGGTCTACGGCGCCCAGTTCAAGCACGAGCAGCGGGCCGCCGAGGCGGCCGCGCACCGGGCGTTCTACGAGGAGCACGGCTGGCGGTTCATCGCCCCGAGCGAGACCAACGAGGGCGAGGGTGACTTCGCGTACCTGCCGGAGGCGCACGGCGGCCTGATCCTCGCCGGCCACGGCTTCCGCACCGAGCCCGCCGCCCACGCCGAGGCGCAGGAGGCACTCGGCCGGCCGGTGGTCTCGCTGCGCCTGGTCGACCCGCGCTTCTACCACCTGGACGTGGCGCTCGCCTCGATCGACGACGAAAACATCGTCTACTACCCGGGTGCCTTCTCCGCGGCCAGCCAGAAGGTCCTCGCCCAGCTCTTCCCGGAGGCGGTGATCGCCGACGACGAGGACGCCCTGGCGTTCGGCCTCAACCTGGTCAGCGACGGTCTGAACGTCGTGCTGAACAGCGACGCGACCCGGCTGGCCGGCAAGCTCAAGACGGCCGGCTACCACCCGGTCCCGGTCGAGCTGGCCGAGCTGAAGAAGGGCGGCGGCAGCGTGAAGTGCTGCATCGCCGAGCTGCGCCACTGA
- a CDS encoding Lrp/AsnC family transcriptional regulator, producing the protein MQIDAVDQRIIALLVADARASYADIGTRVSLSAPAVKRRVDRLRSAGVIRGFTAVVDPAAVGWTTEAFVELFCAGRTTPAQIGAAARRHPEVVGAYTVSGEADALVHLRAADIAHLEEALERLRAESFVTSSRSTIVLSRLVESPGVGPSAP; encoded by the coding sequence TTGCAGATCGACGCGGTCGACCAGCGAATCATTGCGTTGCTCGTGGCAGACGCCCGCGCGTCGTACGCGGACATCGGCACCCGGGTGTCACTCTCCGCCCCCGCCGTCAAGCGCCGGGTCGACCGACTCCGGTCCGCCGGGGTCATCCGGGGCTTCACCGCCGTCGTCGACCCGGCCGCCGTCGGCTGGACCACCGAGGCGTTCGTCGAGCTCTTCTGCGCCGGCCGGACCACCCCGGCGCAGATCGGCGCCGCCGCGCGCCGGCACCCCGAGGTGGTCGGCGCGTACACCGTCTCCGGGGAGGCGGACGCGCTGGTGCACCTGCGGGCCGCCGACATCGCCCACCTGGAGGAGGCGCTGGAGCGGCTGCGGGCCGAGTCCTTCGTCACCTCGTCCCGGAGCACCATCGTCCTCTCCCGGCTGGTCGAATCCCCCGGCGTCGGCCCCTCCGCGCCTTGA
- a CDS encoding HAD family hydrolase: MTRPGLPKLIATDLDGTLVRSDDTVSAYTHGVLDRVRAAGIPVVGATGRGPRLTELTRNDIRAADFLVMAGGGRVVDQSDPQGPLVLRDERLRGEVLARLLAELEAAVGPLTVMVEASDEHDAPLWGDYHPSWPYPDRFEARSREECLSCDVIKAFARTADHHVDELLAAAREIVPPELATLTQAGLGFIEICPPGVDKSTGLSVVAERLGVDPAEVLVFGDQPNDLPMFGWAGWSRVAVANAHPAVRAAADEITLRNDDDGVAVYLDRLLSR, from the coding sequence ATGACCCGCCCGGGACTGCCCAAGCTGATCGCCACCGACCTCGACGGCACCCTCGTCCGCAGCGACGACACCGTCTCCGCGTACACCCATGGGGTGCTCGACCGGGTGCGGGCCGCCGGGATCCCGGTGGTCGGCGCGACCGGACGCGGACCGCGCCTGACCGAGCTGACCCGCAACGACATCCGGGCCGCCGACTTCCTGGTGATGGCCGGCGGGGGACGGGTGGTCGACCAGAGCGACCCGCAGGGGCCGCTGGTGCTGCGGGACGAGCGGCTCCGGGGCGAGGTGCTCGCCCGACTCCTCGCCGAATTGGAGGCCGCGGTCGGCCCGCTGACCGTGATGGTGGAGGCGTCCGACGAGCACGACGCGCCGCTCTGGGGCGACTACCACCCGAGCTGGCCGTACCCGGACCGGTTCGAGGCGCGCAGCCGGGAGGAATGCCTCTCCTGCGATGTGATCAAGGCATTCGCCCGGACCGCCGACCACCACGTCGACGAACTGCTGGCGGCGGCCCGCGAGATCGTTCCGCCGGAGCTGGCCACGCTCACCCAGGCCGGGCTCGGCTTCATCGAGATCTGCCCGCCCGGGGTGGACAAGTCCACCGGGCTGAGCGTGGTCGCCGAGCGGCTCGGCGTCGACCCGGCGGAGGTGCTGGTCTTCGGGGACCAGCCCAACGACCTGCCGATGTTCGGCTGGGCCGGCTGGTCGCGGGTGGCCGTGGCCAACGCCCACCCGGCGGTCCGGGCGGCGGCCGACGAGATCACCCTGCGCAACGACGACGACGGCGTCGCGGTCTACCTGGACCGACTACTCTCCCGGTGA
- the fdhD gene encoding formate dehydrogenase accessory sulfurtransferase FdhD has translation MGRATDRRGVLRIDLDAAADGRARIRRQDTLAVEEPLEIRVGAAGPGRRKPLAVTMRTPGDDLDLAIGFLLTEGLIRSADDVHTAQLCAGAETPNTYNVVDVVLAPGVPEPATDPARNFYTTSSCGVCGKASIDSVRTRSLFTVADDPLAVPAELLAALPDRLRAAQRAFDRTGGLHAAGLFTPDGELVVLREDVGRHNAVDKVIGWAVRERRLPLAGHVLLVSGRASFELTQKAWMAGVPLLAAVSAPSTLAVELAEEAGMTLVGFLRGPTMNVYAGAHRVAEPAG, from the coding sequence ATGGGACGGGCGACTGACCGGCGCGGCGTGCTCCGGATCGACCTCGACGCGGCGGCCGACGGGCGCGCCCGGATACGGCGACAGGACACCCTGGCGGTGGAGGAGCCGCTGGAGATCCGGGTCGGCGCGGCCGGCCCCGGCCGGCGGAAGCCGCTCGCGGTGACCATGCGTACCCCCGGCGACGACCTGGACCTGGCGATCGGTTTCCTGCTCACCGAGGGGCTGATCCGGTCGGCCGACGACGTGCACACCGCCCAGCTCTGCGCCGGGGCGGAGACGCCGAACACCTACAACGTGGTCGACGTGGTGCTCGCCCCCGGCGTGCCCGAGCCCGCCACCGACCCGGCGCGCAACTTCTACACGACCAGCTCGTGCGGGGTGTGCGGCAAGGCGAGCATCGACTCCGTCCGGACCCGCTCGCTCTTCACGGTGGCGGACGACCCGTTGGCCGTGCCCGCCGAACTGCTCGCCGCCCTGCCGGACCGGCTCCGCGCCGCGCAGCGCGCCTTCGACCGGACCGGCGGTCTGCACGCGGCCGGCCTGTTCACCCCCGACGGGGAGCTGGTGGTGCTGCGCGAGGACGTCGGCCGGCACAACGCGGTCGACAAGGTGATCGGCTGGGCGGTGCGGGAACGCCGGCTGCCGCTGGCCGGGCACGTGCTGCTGGTCTCCGGACGGGCCAGCTTCGAGCTGACCCAGAAGGCCTGGATGGCCGGGGTGCCGCTGCTCGCGGCGGTCTCCGCGCCGAGCACCCTCGCCGTCGAGCTGGCCGAGGAGGCCGGCATGACCCTGGTCGGCTTCCTGC
- a CDS encoding T3SS (YopN, CesT) and YbjN peptide-binding chaperone 1 — protein sequence MTADHPSPADEPAGAMPEQYESILLDEPTTADLRAKVTEAWREFARALADRLRGLPTGAHLELTLDPTASGTGDAVYSISVDVGEEGRLSARAVGNATLPQGYRLDRAAVADMIALGWSPPGVIEGSGEQFGLDCAVGEATRLAAVLSRTLRDVYGAPHPAFLVYLVQDAEGEALSVEPLGTARSEFGPDRDMAADLDEALAVGAGTQAVDNDVLALEERVRTVVSTMLKSKSDQLQVDSDGDINIRAGSAMVFVRVRDNPPLVDVFSPVLTEVEPTERLYMKLSELTNRMPIGRLYCADDTVWASIPVFGRNFQATHLMLAVQVMTGLADELDDRLHGEFGGKRFFGEGDKPARAQSEHRTGMYL from the coding sequence ATGACGGCAGACCACCCCTCGCCGGCCGATGAGCCCGCCGGCGCGATGCCGGAGCAGTACGAGTCGATCCTGCTGGACGAGCCGACCACGGCCGATCTCCGCGCCAAGGTGACCGAGGCGTGGCGCGAGTTCGCCCGGGCGCTCGCCGACCGGCTGCGTGGCCTGCCCACCGGCGCGCACCTGGAGCTGACCCTCGACCCGACCGCGTCGGGCACCGGGGACGCCGTCTACTCGATCAGCGTGGACGTCGGCGAGGAGGGCCGGTTGTCGGCGCGGGCGGTCGGCAACGCCACCCTGCCGCAGGGCTACCGGCTGGACCGGGCCGCCGTGGCGGACATGATCGCGCTCGGCTGGTCCCCGCCGGGGGTGATCGAGGGCTCCGGCGAGCAGTTCGGCCTGGACTGTGCGGTCGGCGAGGCGACCCGACTGGCCGCGGTGCTGTCCCGGACCCTGCGCGACGTCTACGGTGCCCCGCATCCCGCCTTCCTGGTCTACCTGGTGCAGGACGCCGAGGGGGAGGCGCTGTCGGTGGAGCCGCTCGGCACCGCCCGCAGCGAGTTCGGGCCGGACCGTGACATGGCGGCCGACCTGGACGAGGCGCTGGCCGTCGGGGCCGGCACGCAGGCCGTCGACAACGACGTGCTGGCCCTCGAGGAGCGGGTCCGTACGGTCGTCTCGACCATGCTCAAGTCGAAGTCCGACCAGTTGCAGGTCGACTCCGACGGCGACATCAACATCCGGGCCGGCTCGGCGATGGTCTTCGTCCGGGTACGCGACAACCCGCCCCTGGTCGACGTCTTCTCCCCGGTGCTCACCGAGGTGGAGCCGACCGAACGCCTCTACATGAAGCTCTCCGAGCTGACCAACCGGATGCCGATCGGTCGCCTCTACTGCGCCGACGACACGGTCTGGGCCTCCATTCCGGTCTTCGGCCGCAACTTCCAGGCCACCCACCTGATGCTCGCGGTGCAGGTGATGACCGGGCTGGCCGACGAGCTGGACGACCGGCTGCACGGGGAGTTCGGCGGCAAGCGCTTCTTCGGCGAGGGTGACAAGCCGGCCCGCGCCCAGTCCGAACACCGCACCGGCATGTACCTCTGA
- a CDS encoding zinc-binding dehydrogenase, whose translation MRAVWLRQFGGPEVLVPGPAPEPVPGPGQVLIEVAHANLTFVETMFRATGFGPFGRDLPVIPGNGVGGVIAEVGPGVDRSLVGRRVVSGTGGTGGYAERVVVDHDAPLPVPDGLPLDQAVALLADGRTALMLARAAGLRAGERVLVEAAAGGVGSLLTQLAATAGARVVAAAGGPRKVALLRERGLDVVVDYREPDWTDRVRAATGGVDVVFDGVGGPLARAAFDLLDPGGRMLSFGLAGGAWADVPEELAAARGVALLRPGAPPDELRSLAERALAEGAAGRLRPLIGQRFPLERAADAHAALQSRATIGKTLLDLH comes from the coding sequence GTGCGAGCGGTGTGGCTGCGGCAGTTCGGCGGTCCGGAGGTGCTGGTTCCCGGGCCGGCACCCGAACCCGTACCCGGTCCGGGGCAGGTGCTGATCGAAGTGGCGCACGCCAACCTGACCTTCGTGGAGACGATGTTCCGGGCCACCGGGTTCGGGCCGTTCGGCCGGGACCTGCCGGTCATCCCCGGCAACGGGGTCGGCGGGGTGATCGCCGAGGTCGGCCCGGGCGTCGACCGGTCACTCGTCGGGCGCCGGGTGGTCAGCGGCACCGGCGGCACCGGCGGGTACGCCGAGCGCGTGGTGGTGGACCACGACGCGCCGCTGCCGGTGCCGGACGGGTTGCCGCTGGACCAGGCGGTCGCGCTGCTCGCCGACGGCCGTACCGCGCTGATGCTGGCACGGGCCGCCGGGCTGCGAGCCGGCGAGCGGGTGCTGGTCGAGGCGGCGGCGGGCGGGGTGGGCAGCCTGCTGACCCAACTCGCCGCGACGGCCGGGGCCCGGGTGGTCGCCGCCGCCGGCGGGCCGCGCAAGGTCGCCCTGCTCCGCGAGCGCGGCCTCGACGTGGTGGTCGACTACCGGGAGCCCGACTGGACCGACCGGGTGCGGGCCGCCACCGGCGGGGTGGACGTGGTCTTCGACGGGGTCGGCGGCCCGCTGGCCCGGGCGGCGTTCGACCTGCTCGACCCCGGCGGCCGGATGCTCAGCTTCGGGCTGGCCGGCGGCGCCTGGGCGGACGTGCCCGAGGAACTGGCCGCCGCCCGCGGGGTCGCCCTGCTCCGACCGGGCGCCCCGCCGGATGAGCTGCGCTCGCTCGCCGAACGGGCGCTGGCCGAGGGCGCGGCCGGGCGGCTCCGCCCACTGATCGGGCAGCGCTTCCCGCTGGAACGGGCCGCCGACGCGCACGCCGCCCTGCAGTCCCGCGCCACGATCGGCAAGACCCTCCTCGACCTCCACTGA
- a CDS encoding bacterial proteasome activator family protein, whose amino-acid sequence MGPMTEAHSAGQDDEQDKDGIPGTVVVIGPDGRPVGTVQTEEGQGEDPTRLVEQPAKVMRIGSMIKQLLEEVKAAPLDDASRHRMREIHERSIVELKEGLAPELREELERISLPFTEDKAPSESELRIAHAQLVGWLEGLFHGIQAALVAQQMAARVQLEQMRSGRAALPSGPGGMVPGMPGMPQTNEGHAPGQYL is encoded by the coding sequence ATGGGTCCCATGACCGAAGCGCATTCCGCCGGACAGGACGACGAGCAGGACAAGGATGGCATCCCCGGCACGGTGGTGGTGATCGGGCCGGACGGTCGGCCGGTCGGCACGGTGCAGACCGAGGAGGGGCAGGGTGAGGACCCGACCCGCCTGGTCGAGCAGCCGGCCAAGGTGATGCGGATCGGCAGCATGATCAAGCAGCTGTTGGAGGAGGTCAAGGCGGCTCCGCTCGACGACGCCAGCCGGCACCGGATGCGCGAGATCCACGAGCGGTCGATCGTCGAGCTGAAGGAGGGCCTGGCCCCCGAGCTGCGCGAGGAGCTGGAGCGGATCTCACTGCCGTTCACCGAGGACAAGGCGCCCAGCGAGAGCGAGCTGCGGATCGCCCACGCCCAGCTGGTCGGCTGGCTGGAGGGGCTGTTCCACGGCATTCAGGCCGCGCTGGTCGCCCAGCAGATGGCCGCCCGCGTGCAGCTGGAGCAGATGCGCTCCGGCCGGGCGGCGCTGCCCAGCGGGCCCGGCGGGATGGTGCCCGGGATGCCGGGCATGCCGCAGACCAACGAGGGCCACGCCCCCGGCCAGTACCTCTGA
- a CDS encoding metallopeptidase family protein, whose amino-acid sequence MEMSPERFEELVGEALDEVPEELLGLMSNVVILVEDDPPPGEDLLGLYEGHALTDRGWDYSGVLPDRILIYRNPILELCDTEEDVVDEVAVTVVHEIAHHFGIDDSRLHALGWG is encoded by the coding sequence GTGGAGATGAGCCCGGAGCGGTTCGAGGAACTGGTCGGCGAGGCCCTCGACGAGGTGCCCGAGGAGCTGCTCGGGCTGATGAGCAACGTGGTCATCCTGGTCGAGGACGACCCGCCGCCCGGCGAGGACCTGCTCGGCCTCTACGAGGGGCACGCGCTCACCGACCGGGGCTGGGACTACTCCGGCGTGCTCCCGGACCGCATCCTCATCTACCGCAACCCGATCCTGGAACTCTGCGACACCGAGGAGGACGTCGTGGACGAGGTGGCGGTGACCGTGGTGCATGAGATCGCCCACCACTTCGGCATCGACGACTCCCGGTTGCACGCCCTGGGCTGGGGCTGA
- a CDS encoding DUF6457 domain-containing protein, translating to MTVMDDWVTAACAELGLDPAEVSVPVVLDLARDVAHQVLRPGAPITAYLLGVAVGRGADPAAAAARLSELAGSWPVELDGTAPAG from the coding sequence ATGACGGTGATGGACGACTGGGTCACGGCGGCCTGCGCCGAGCTGGGGCTGGACCCGGCCGAGGTGTCGGTGCCGGTCGTGCTGGACCTGGCCCGGGACGTGGCCCACCAGGTGCTGCGGCCGGGCGCGCCGATCACGGCGTACCTGCTCGGGGTGGCCGTGGGGCGGGGCGCGGACCCGGCCGCGGCGGCCGCCCGGCTCAGCGAGCTGGCCGGCTCCTGGCCGGTCGAGCTGGACGGCACCGCGCCCGCCGGGTAA
- a CDS encoding OsmC family protein, with protein MPIRTASARWQGNLTEGSGTVRTGKGGLTGNYSFKSRFEEGEGTNPEELIGAAHASCFSMALSKQLADAGASDTSVETSAKVHFDKTDAGMTVTRIDLETVGQVPGMDEAQFTKLAEAAKENCPISRLLSPGAQITLNARLA; from the coding sequence ATGCCTATCCGTACCGCTTCCGCACGTTGGCAGGGCAACCTCACCGAGGGGTCCGGCACGGTCCGCACTGGCAAGGGCGGTCTCACCGGCAACTACTCCTTCAAGTCGCGCTTCGAGGAGGGCGAGGGGACCAATCCCGAGGAGCTGATCGGCGCCGCGCACGCGAGCTGCTTCTCGATGGCCCTCTCCAAGCAGCTCGCCGACGCGGGCGCCAGCGACACCTCGGTGGAGACCAGCGCCAAGGTGCACTTCGACAAGACCGACGCGGGGATGACCGTGACCCGGATCGACCTGGAGACCGTCGGCCAGGTCCCGGGCATGGACGAGGCCCAGTTCACCAAGCTCGCCGAGGCGGCCAAGGAGAACTGCCCGATCTCGCGGCTGCTCTCCCCGGGCGCGCAGATCACCCTGAACGCCCGCCTCGCCTGA